The following are encoded in a window of Flavobacterium psychrotrophum genomic DNA:
- a CDS encoding PH domain-containing protein → MATTYRSKIGWELIALLSASFIPAFITVANEENGDAEALLIMSGIMALVVVLLFTTRYKIDGTTLRIYAFFIPYRPIDILTITKIEETYNPLSAPAASIDRLGITHSGGYMLISPKNKTGFIAAIQQLNPDIVFIPRNKK, encoded by the coding sequence ATGGCAACAACATACCGTTCTAAAATAGGCTGGGAACTCATTGCGCTGTTATCTGCATCGTTTATACCTGCGTTTATTACCGTAGCAAACGAAGAAAATGGCGATGCCGAAGCGTTGCTTATCATGTCGGGCATTATGGCGCTTGTAGTTGTACTATTGTTTACTACACGGTACAAGATAGACGGCACTACACTCAGGATATATGCTTTTTTTATTCCGTATCGCCCTATTGACATCCTTACAATAACAAAAATCGAGGAAACCTATAACCCACTCAGTGCCCCGGCCGCATCTATAGACCGGCTGGGCATAACGCACAGTGGCGGATACATGCTTATTTCACCAAAAAACAAAACAGGATTTATAGCAGCTATACAACAGCTAAACCCTGATATCGTGTTTATTCCGCGTAATAAAAAGTAA